The Rubrivirga sp. SAORIC476 genome contains a region encoding:
- a CDS encoding DUF6798 domain-containing protein, whose amino-acid sequence MMERARRLGPPAFVVVALTVAAYLRVGYGYGTGDHEELLPQLLRALNPTLFSTDPYLLNEEAGFSVRFVWLGLLRALCLVMPPPVAVFVVSVAAWAGVSWAAFRLSMTLVPSRTAATLAVLASYATIYWTPGSNALISPTLAPESIAWAPALLAVAAFLRGRPLVAAALLGVTAWMQTLMGLQIGLLLGLVALWQMADGAPLRALRDAVTFGLVFAVVAAPILVPTLWTQVGAPPLPDDGLTTFTVTAWLRQAHHYLLSAQPLGVLVKFAIVIAVGVAGLIALRRRGEPPVQHLRTTARMLAVIAVLVAAYVAGTEGAESLTVAKMQFFRLTLIAKLVLLTWTSGAAVAAVPPRWREAADRAFDRPRLGWATAGAVAALTVAASVADVGRPGAMWHPREHIGTDLYWTEMQIRASTPQDALFLVPPSTTTFRSHALRSVAVNFKPTTFRDDKMHEWLARIRTVAPAPLPDRTGDAVMAWRASLDSAYSVHTPAGWARLGDTFGADYALVDREQTPTPPPGDPVIEHGRWAVYALE is encoded by the coding sequence ATGATGGAGCGCGCCCGACGGCTCGGCCCGCCGGCGTTCGTGGTCGTGGCGCTGACGGTCGCGGCCTACCTCCGCGTCGGTTACGGGTACGGCACTGGCGACCACGAGGAACTGCTGCCCCAGTTGCTGCGCGCCCTCAACCCGACGCTGTTCTCGACCGACCCGTACCTGCTGAATGAAGAGGCCGGGTTCAGCGTCCGCTTCGTGTGGCTGGGGCTGCTCCGCGCGCTGTGCCTCGTGATGCCGCCGCCGGTGGCCGTGTTCGTGGTGAGCGTCGCGGCGTGGGCGGGCGTCAGTTGGGCGGCGTTCCGGCTGAGCATGACGCTGGTCCCCAGCCGAACCGCTGCGACGCTGGCCGTGCTCGCGTCGTACGCGACGATCTACTGGACGCCGGGCAGCAACGCGCTCATCTCGCCGACGCTGGCACCCGAGTCGATCGCGTGGGCCCCCGCGCTGCTGGCCGTCGCCGCGTTCCTGCGCGGGCGCCCGCTCGTCGCCGCCGCGCTCCTCGGCGTGACCGCGTGGATGCAGACCCTGATGGGGCTCCAGATCGGGCTGCTGCTGGGCCTCGTCGCCCTCTGGCAGATGGCGGACGGCGCCCCGCTCCGCGCCCTCCGCGACGCCGTGACGTTCGGACTCGTGTTCGCCGTCGTCGCCGCCCCGATCCTCGTCCCGACGCTCTGGACGCAGGTCGGCGCCCCTCCGCTCCCCGACGACGGGCTGACGACGTTCACGGTGACGGCGTGGCTCCGGCAGGCGCACCACTACCTGCTCTCGGCCCAGCCCCTCGGGGTGCTGGTCAAATTCGCGATCGTGATCGCGGTGGGCGTCGCCGGCCTGATCGCCCTCCGTCGGCGCGGCGAGCCGCCCGTCCAGCACCTCCGGACGACCGCGCGGATGCTGGCCGTGATCGCCGTGCTGGTGGCGGCCTACGTGGCAGGGACCGAGGGCGCGGAGAGCCTGACGGTCGCCAAGATGCAGTTCTTTCGCCTGACGCTGATCGCCAAGCTGGTGCTGCTGACGTGGACCTCGGGCGCGGCCGTGGCCGCAGTCCCGCCGAGGTGGCGAGAGGCGGCCGACCGGGCGTTCGACCGCCCCCGCCTCGGGTGGGCGACGGCCGGAGCCGTGGCGGCGCTAACGGTCGCCGCCAGCGTGGCGGATGTGGGACGCCCCGGGGCGATGTGGCACCCGCGCGAGCACATCGGGACCGACCTGTACTGGACCGAGATGCAGATCCGGGCCTCTACTCCGCAGGACGCGCTCTTCCTCGTCCCGCCCTCCACCACTACGTTCCGGAGCCACGCGCTCCGATCGGTCGCGGTCAACTTCAAGCCGACCACCTTCCGGGACGACAAGATGCACGAGTGGCTGGCGCGCATCCGGACGGTCGCCCCGGCGCCGCTGCCGGACCGCACCGGAGATGCTGTGATGGCGTGGCGCGCGTCGCTGGACAGCGCCTACTCCGTCCACACGCCCGCCGGGTGGGCCCGCCTCGGCGACACGTTCGGCGCCGACTACGCGCTCGTCGATCGGGAGCAGACGCCGACGCCCCCTCCAGGAGACCCCGTGATCGAACACGGGCGGTGGGCGGTGTACGCCCTGGAGTGA
- a CDS encoding OsmC family protein: MMTRTASAHWSGALSDGSGAISTETGTLDETPYSFDTRFKGEGTGTNPEELLGASHAACFTMQLSHMLAEAGHPPAKAETTAQVHLQQVEGGFEIPSIHLVLTADVPGMSDDEFQQIATTAKETCPLSKVLRAADITLEATLSS; the protein is encoded by the coding sequence ATGATGACTCGCACTGCCTCCGCCCACTGGTCCGGCGCCCTCTCCGACGGCTCCGGCGCCATCTCCACCGAGACGGGCACGCTCGACGAGACGCCCTATTCCTTCGACACCCGCTTCAAGGGGGAGGGCACCGGCACCAACCCCGAGGAACTGCTCGGCGCGTCGCACGCCGCCTGCTTCACGATGCAGCTCTCCCACATGCTCGCCGAGGCAGGCCACCCACCTGCCAAGGCCGAGACGACCGCCCAGGTCCATCTCCAGCAGGTCGAGGGCGGCTTCGAGATCCCCTCCATCCACCTCGTCCTCACAGCCGACGTGCCGGGCATGTCGGACGATGAGTTCCAGCAGATCGCGACGACCGCCAAGGAGACCTGCCCCCTTTCGAAGGTCCTCCGCGCCGCCGACATCACCCTCGAGGCGACGCTCTCGTCGTGA
- a CDS encoding acyl-[acyl-carrier-protein] thioesterase, with protein MTDDPLVWSEPFSIRAYEVGPDETASVLTVCDLLQEAAGEHARASDREGFPLPDGGWATWVLSRLRVVMHRRPAMREQIAVETWPSAMDGLRASRDFRVTGADGALLAAATSLWFLIDVDRRRPVRLPAAMEGFAAAGKSRALTFDEPPETPTQVEHSTPFAVRRSDLDRVGHANNVRFVEWMLEGLPDDAGLREVEVLYRSEAVYGDKVVSEAGPLIEGHRFHQLRRASDGRTLALARTLWTPCSAPS; from the coding sequence GTGACCGACGATCCGCTCGTGTGGTCCGAGCCGTTCTCGATCCGCGCCTACGAGGTAGGCCCGGACGAGACGGCCTCGGTCCTGACGGTCTGTGACCTGCTGCAGGAGGCCGCGGGCGAGCACGCCCGCGCGTCGGATCGGGAGGGCTTCCCGCTGCCCGACGGCGGCTGGGCGACCTGGGTCCTGTCGCGGCTGCGCGTCGTGATGCACCGGCGCCCGGCGATGCGCGAGCAGATCGCGGTCGAGACGTGGCCGTCCGCGATGGACGGGCTCCGCGCCTCCCGCGACTTCCGCGTCACCGGCGCAGACGGCGCCCTGCTGGCGGCCGCCACGAGCCTGTGGTTTCTGATCGACGTGGACCGCCGCCGCCCGGTGCGCCTCCCGGCTGCGATGGAAGGCTTCGCAGCGGCGGGCAAGTCCCGCGCCCTCACCTTCGACGAGCCGCCCGAGACCCCCACCCAGGTCGAGCACTCGACCCCCTTCGCCGTCCGCCGGTCCGACCTCGACCGCGTCGGGCACGCCAACAACGTGCGCTTCGTGGAGTGGATGCTCGAAGGGCTCCCCGACGATGCCGGGCTCCGCGAGGTGGAGGTGCTCTACCGGTCCGAGGCGGTGTACGGCGACAAGGTGGTCAGCGAGGCCGGTCCACTCATCGAAGGCCATCGATTCCACCAGCTTCGACGTGCGAGCGATGGCCGTACGTTGGCCCTCGCCCGTACCCTCTGGACGCCATGCTCCGCACCTTCCTGA
- a CDS encoding rhodanese-like domain-containing protein, whose protein sequence is MLRTFLILAVVAVGLIIAYTTLTGGESVPTPDAVSAIAQGATVVDVRTSDEFASGHVAGALHADVMDGQFEQRMAALDPSEPVYLYCASGVRSGRAAAVLEGMGFQTVINAGGYSDLVEAGAPVER, encoded by the coding sequence ATGCTCCGCACCTTCCTGATCCTGGCCGTCGTCGCCGTCGGCCTCATCATCGCCTACACCACGCTCACCGGCGGCGAGTCGGTGCCCACACCCGACGCGGTCTCTGCGATCGCCCAGGGCGCCACGGTGGTCGATGTCCGCACGTCCGACGAGTTCGCCTCCGGCCACGTCGCAGGTGCCCTGCACGCCGACGTGATGGACGGCCAGTTCGAGCAGCGCATGGCAGCTCTCGACCCGTCCGAGCCGGTCTACCTGTACTGCGCCTCGGGCGTCCGCAGCGGCCGCGCGGCGGCGGTCCTGGAGGGCATGGGCTTCCAGACCGTCATCAACGCGGGCGGGTACAGCGATCTCGTCGAGGCGGGCGCGCCGGTCGAGCGCTGA
- a CDS encoding DUF4328 domain-containing protein — MSDLLIGSIGNRRAPSREALDKAHRLATTASVLLGVYLAALLGSVAWYALNPFYVGRTPDIVIGIAFVVAAIAFASWKVAAYRLVPDLSGAPADRTPGWAAGGYFVPVMNLWVPFQIMGEIRDSGDARALDSARLFEVGRRLPLGVWWAAWLSAGIVERIHGRIPEPAMPSTGYVVFSMLSVLLIVAMTVAAILVVRQQDEGQQEAAEVLARLEAEASPAAG, encoded by the coding sequence GTGAGCGACCTCCTGATCGGCTCCATCGGCAACCGGCGCGCTCCTTCGCGCGAGGCCCTCGACAAGGCGCACCGCCTCGCGACCACGGCGAGCGTTCTGCTCGGCGTCTACCTGGCGGCGCTGCTGGGCAGTGTGGCGTGGTACGCGCTCAACCCGTTCTACGTGGGCCGAACGCCCGACATCGTCATCGGGATCGCCTTCGTGGTCGCGGCCATCGCGTTCGCCTCGTGGAAGGTGGCCGCGTACCGCCTCGTCCCGGACCTCTCCGGCGCGCCCGCGGATCGCACCCCGGGCTGGGCCGCGGGGGGATACTTCGTCCCGGTGATGAACCTGTGGGTGCCGTTTCAGATCATGGGCGAGATCCGCGACTCGGGAGATGCACGGGCGCTCGACAGCGCGCGCCTCTTCGAGGTGGGGCGCCGCCTCCCGCTCGGGGTCTGGTGGGCGGCCTGGCTCAGCGCAGGCATCGTCGAGCGCATCCATGGCCGGATCCCAGAACCCGCGATGCCCTCGACCGGCTACGTCGTGTTCAGCATGCTGTCGGTGCTGCTGATCGTGGCGATGACGGTGGCCGCCATCCTGGTGGTCCGCCAACAGGACGAGGGGCAGCAGGAGGCGGCGGAGGTGCTGGCCCGCCTGGAGGCCGAGGCGTCCCCGGCCGCAGGGTGA
- a CDS encoding 3-phosphoglycerate dehydrogenase family protein → MTVLVADAFSADAQARLADAGLTVIDRPGLSGEDLAAALAEHDPQVLVVRSTKVSAEAMDAARGLELIVRAGAGVDTIDVAGASERGIFVANCPGKNAAAVAELTFGLLLALDRRIPDNVIAAREGRWDKKGFSSARGLRGRTLGVLGLGNIGREVITRARAFGMPVVAWSRSLTAEAAAALGVTHAATPLDLARRSDAVSVHVASTPETRHLVDADFLAAMPDGSTLLNTSRAEVVDEEAVAEAVRAGRIRYATDVPAGEPQAKTGDFAHPLADAAYITHHVGASTDEATEAIGQEAARVILAYAETGRVDNGVNLAAQTPATHLLTVRHLDRVGVLAGVLGEIREAGWNVQEMENLVFEGAEAACARLRIEGDPDEATLDRIRAVDHVLNATAIAL, encoded by the coding sequence ATGACCGTCCTCGTCGCTGACGCCTTCTCTGCAGACGCCCAGGCACGTCTGGCCGACGCTGGGCTGACAGTGATCGACCGCCCCGGGCTCTCGGGGGAGGACCTGGCAGCGGCACTGGCCGAGCACGACCCCCAGGTGCTCGTCGTCCGCTCCACGAAGGTGTCGGCCGAGGCCATGGACGCGGCGCGCGGCCTGGAACTGATCGTGCGCGCCGGGGCGGGCGTCGACACCATCGACGTGGCGGGGGCGTCCGAGCGCGGCATCTTCGTCGCCAACTGCCCGGGGAAGAACGCGGCGGCGGTCGCCGAGCTGACCTTCGGCCTGTTGCTCGCGCTCGACCGGCGCATCCCCGACAACGTGATCGCGGCGCGCGAGGGGCGCTGGGACAAGAAAGGCTTCTCCAGCGCCCGCGGGTTGCGGGGGCGGACGCTCGGGGTGCTCGGCCTCGGCAACATCGGCCGCGAGGTCATCACGCGCGCCCGCGCCTTCGGGATGCCGGTGGTCGCCTGGAGCCGGTCGCTGACGGCCGAGGCAGCCGCGGCGCTCGGCGTCACCCATGCCGCGACGCCGCTCGACCTCGCCCGCCGGTCGGACGCCGTGAGCGTCCACGTTGCCTCGACGCCGGAGACGCGCCACCTCGTGGATGCCGACTTCCTGGCCGCGATGCCGGACGGGTCCACGCTCCTCAACACGTCGCGTGCCGAGGTCGTGGACGAGGAGGCGGTGGCCGAGGCAGTGCGGGCCGGGCGGATCCGCTATGCCACCGACGTGCCCGCGGGCGAGCCCCAGGCCAAGACGGGCGACTTCGCGCACCCGCTCGCCGACGCGGCCTACATCACGCACCACGTCGGCGCGTCGACGGACGAGGCGACGGAGGCCATCGGCCAGGAGGCGGCGCGCGTCATCCTGGCCTACGCCGAGACGGGCCGCGTGGACAACGGCGTCAACCTCGCCGCCCAGACGCCCGCGACCCACCTGCTCACGGTCCGCCACCTCGACCGCGTCGGCGTGCTGGCGGGCGTGCTCGGCGAGATCCGGGAGGCGGGATGGAACGTGCAGGAGATGGAGAACCTCGTCTTCGAAGGGGCCGAGGCCGCCTGCGCGCGCCTCCGCATCGAGGGCGACCCGGACGAGGCCACCCTCGACCGCATCCGAGCCGTGGACCACGTCCTCAACGCGACCGCGATCGCGCTGTGA
- a CDS encoding DUF1015 domain-containing protein, which produces MASVRPFRALRPAPELAEHVASVPYDVVSVDEARALAAGNEHSFLHVVRPEIDLPEGTDEHADEVYAKGAEALRALVASEAFVRDDAPRLYVYRLVMNGRAQTGIVGLVSAAEYDADVILKHENTRPDKEDDRTRHLLEQRAHAEPVMLTYRGDDAIDAAVAEAMEREPLYDFRAKDYVEHTVWALPDSEAVVQAFADVDVLYVADGHHRSAAASRAARDLPEVEEAGHFLAVLFPYDDMEILPYNRIIKDLPVGKGKFLDQLRRRFDIEEALFPDPEDYGLVAFYLGMDYGWHTLALPETQRDGVADTLDVARLAEFVLEPMLGITDPRTDENVGFVGGIRGTEELERLVDAGEADIAFSMFPTSPDELLDVSDAGELMPPKSTWFEPKLRSGLLVHTFWGEDA; this is translated from the coding sequence ATGGCCTCCGTCCGTCCGTTCCGGGCGCTCCGACCCGCGCCCGAACTCGCCGAGCACGTCGCCTCCGTCCCCTACGACGTCGTCTCGGTCGACGAGGCCCGCGCACTCGCGGCGGGCAACGAGCACTCGTTCCTCCACGTCGTCCGTCCCGAGATCGATCTGCCCGAGGGCACCGACGAGCACGCCGACGAGGTCTACGCGAAGGGCGCCGAGGCGCTCCGCGCGCTGGTCGCCTCCGAGGCCTTCGTCCGCGACGACGCGCCGCGCCTCTACGTCTACCGCCTCGTCATGAACGGGCGGGCGCAGACCGGCATCGTCGGCCTCGTGTCTGCCGCCGAGTACGACGCCGACGTCATCCTCAAGCACGAGAACACTCGCCCCGACAAGGAGGACGACCGGACGCGCCACCTGCTGGAGCAGCGGGCCCACGCGGAGCCCGTGATGCTGACGTACCGCGGCGACGACGCCATCGACGCGGCCGTCGCCGAGGCGATGGAGCGCGAGCCGCTCTACGACTTCCGGGCCAAGGACTACGTCGAGCACACCGTCTGGGCGCTGCCCGACAGTGAGGCTGTCGTGCAGGCCTTCGCCGACGTGGACGTGCTCTACGTCGCCGACGGCCACCACCGCAGCGCCGCCGCCTCGCGGGCGGCCCGCGACCTGCCCGAGGTGGAGGAGGCCGGCCACTTCCTGGCCGTCCTCTTCCCGTACGACGACATGGAGATCCTGCCGTACAACCGGATCATCAAGGACCTCCCCGTGGGCAAGGGCAAGTTCCTCGACCAGCTCCGGCGGCGGTTCGACATCGAGGAGGCGCTCTTTCCGGACCCCGAGGACTACGGCCTCGTGGCCTTCTACCTCGGCATGGACTACGGCTGGCACACGCTCGCCCTGCCCGAGACCCAGCGCGACGGCGTCGCGGACACCCTCGACGTGGCCCGCCTCGCCGAGTTCGTCCTCGAGCCGATGCTCGGTATCACCGACCCGCGGACCGACGAGAACGTCGGGTTCGTCGGTGGCATCCGCGGCACCGAAGAACTGGAGCGGCTGGTGGATGCCGGCGAGGCCGACATCGCCTTTTCCATGTTCCCCACCTCGCCCGACGAACTCCTCGACGTGTCCGACGCTGGCGAGCTGATGCCACCCAAGTCGACCTGGTTCGAGCCCAAGCTTCGCAGTGGGCTCCTGGTCCACACGTTCTGGGGCGAGGACGCGTGA